Part of the Verrucomicrobiia bacterium genome, CGCATTTGTTCCTGAAACCGATGATTGCCCGGCGCCGCGGGCGCATCCTCAATGTCGCATCCACGGCGGCTTTCCAGCCTGGGCCTTGCATCAGCGTGTATTACGCGAGCAAGGCTTTCGTGCACTCCTTCAGTTACGCACTCGCGCAGGAGGTTGAATCATCCGGCATCACGGTCACGGCCCTCTGCCCGGGGACGACCCGAACCGACTTTTTTGCGCGCGGTCAATTCTCAGTGAAGCGCGCGCCTTTCACGATGCACGCCCGTGATGTGGCAGAGGCTGGCTATCGCGGCGTGATGCGCGGGAAGCGGGTGGTGATTCCCGGCTTGCACAACCGGATTGCAGCGCGGTTCAGCAAGTTTCTTCCGCTCGCAATCACCAGCATCGCGGTGCGTAAGCTTCACGCGAAGCGCTGAATTTGCGATCGAAACCCCGCAGTGAACATCTCGTCCTTGCCCGCGTGTGGAGCGTAAAATAGGTTCTCTTCATGTCGTGCGCGGAATTTGTTCATCTCCACCTCCACACCGAGTATTCGCTGCTCGACGGAGCGTGCCGCCTGGATCGTTTGATGGAAAAGGCGCGTGCGATGAAGTTCCCCGCCCTTTCAATCACCGATCACGGGGTGATGTATGGAGCGATCGATTTTTACAAGCTCGCCCGTGAGCACGACATCAAGCCGATCATCGGCTGCGAAGTGTACGTCGCACCCGGGAGCCGGATGGAAAAAAAGTCGAGCACCGGGGGACGCGATGTGTACAACCACCTGGTGCTGCTCGCAAAAAACGAAGCGGGCTATCGCAACCTGATCAAACTAACGACTGCAGCGCATCTCGAGGGCTATTACTACAAGCCGCGGACCGACAAGGAACTGCTCGCAGAGTGTCGCGAAGGGCTGATCGCCCTGTCGGGCTGCCTCGCCAGCGAAATTCCTGAAGCCATCGTCAAGGATCAGCTGCCCCGCGCGCGACAGGCGCTTGACTGGTTCAAGCAGACTTTCGGCCCCGAAGATTTCTACCTGGAGCTGCAGAATCACAACATCCCCGAACAGGCGAAGGTGAATCGGCAATTGATTCCGTGGGCAAAGGAATTTGGTCTCAAGCTCGTGGCGACGAACGACGTGCATTACATCGAGAAGGAGCACTCGCACGCCCATGATTGCCTGATCTGCATCGGAACGCAGACTCAACTGGCCGATACGAAACGGATGAAGTATGCAGAGCAGCAGTTTTATCTTCGCTCACCTGAGGAGATGCAGGCGCGCTTTGCTGAGGTGCCGGACGCGGTGAGGAACACGCTGGAAGTTGCAGAGAAATGCAACCTGAAGATCGAGTTTGGAAGCCTGCACTATCCCGTTTTTGATCCGCCGGAAAGCTTCACGCGTGAAGGTTATCTGCGGCACATCCTGGCCGATGGCCTGCGCAAGCGGTACGGCCTCCATGTGGAGGCCAAAGGCGAAGAATACATCGTTGAACGGCTGGAAGATCCGCGGCGCCTGCCGACCTACTCCGCACCCACGCCTGAAACGAATGGAAACGGCTCCCAATCTGAGAACGGCGCAGCAGTCCCCGATCGGTCCGGATTGTCCGTCGACCTCAAGGATCCCGCAGTGGCGGCAGCCGTCCGGGCAATCATTGACCGCCTGGAGCTTGAGCTGAAGGTCATTGAGAAAACCGGCTTCATCAGTTATTTCCTCATCGTAGCCGATTTTGTCCAATACGGCCGCAGCATCGGCGTTTCCTGCGTCGCGCGCGGATCCGCTGCCGGGTCGCTCGTGACGTACCTGCTGGAAATCGCCAACGTCGATCCCATCCGATACGGCCTGCTGTTCGAACGCTTCCTAAACCCGGAACGTGTCAATCCGCCCGACATCGACATTGACTTTGCCGACGATCGGCGTGCCGACGTGATTGAATACGTCCGCAAAAAGTATGGCCGCGAAGCTGTCGCCCAGATCATCACCTTCGGCACCATGGGGGCCAAATCGGTGGTTCGGGACGTGGGCCGCGTGATGGGATTAAGTTACGGGGAATGTGATCGCCTCGCCAAGATGATCCCGACCGACCTCAAGATGGATCTTGCGAAAGCACTGAAGGAATCACCTGACCTCAAGCAGGCCTACGACACGGAAGAGGTCACGCGGGAACTCATCGACACTGCATTTGTCCTTGAGGACCTGACGCGCAATTCCAGCGTTCACGCAGCGGGCGTCGTGATTGGGGATCAGCCTTTGGTCAACGTACTGCCGCTGAAGCAGGACGAGGAAGGCACCATCGTCACCCAATACGCCATGAATCCCGTCGGCGAACTCGGATTGCTGAAGATGGATTTTCTGGGGTTGAAGACCCTGACCGTTATTCGGAACACGTGCGAATTGGTGAAGCGGACGCAGGGAATCGAGGTTCCCATCGATCATTTGCCCCTGGATGACGGCAAGACCTACGACCTGCTGAATCGCGCCGAAACGTTGGGGGTGTTCCAGTTGGAATCCGGCGGGATGCGGGATCTCTGCCGCAAGTTCCAGATTGCAAGCGTCGAGCACATCACGGCGCTTGTCGCGTTGTATCGTCCGGGGCCGATGGATCTCATTCCCGAATTCATCAAACGGCGTCACGGCGAAGTAAAAGTGGAATATGAACATCCCCTGCTCGAACCCATTTCGCGCGAGACCTATGGCATCCTGATCTACCAGGAACAGGTGATGCAGGCGACGCAGTTCCTCGCCGGCTACACACTGGGCGGGGCGGACCTGTTGCGCCGAGCCATGGGAAAGAAAAAGCTCGAAGAAATGGCGAAGCAACGCGCGACATTCGTCAAAGGCTGCAAGGACACAAACAATATTCCGGAGGCCAAGGCGAACCAGATCTTCGACTTGCTGGAAAAGTTCGCAGGCTATGGTTTCAAC contains:
- a CDS encoding SDR family NAD(P)-dependent oxidoreductase: HLFLKPMIARRRGRILNVASTAAFQPGPCISVYYASKAFVHSFSYALAQEVESSGITVTALCPGTTRTDFFARGQFSVKRAPFTMHARDVAEAGYRGVMRGKRVVIPGLHNRIAARFSKFLPLAITSIAVRKLHAKR
- a CDS encoding DNA polymerase III subunit alpha; protein product: MSCAEFVHLHLHTEYSLLDGACRLDRLMEKARAMKFPALSITDHGVMYGAIDFYKLAREHDIKPIIGCEVYVAPGSRMEKKSSTGGRDVYNHLVLLAKNEAGYRNLIKLTTAAHLEGYYYKPRTDKELLAECREGLIALSGCLASEIPEAIVKDQLPRARQALDWFKQTFGPEDFYLELQNHNIPEQAKVNRQLIPWAKEFGLKLVATNDVHYIEKEHSHAHDCLICIGTQTQLADTKRMKYAEQQFYLRSPEEMQARFAEVPDAVRNTLEVAEKCNLKIEFGSLHYPVFDPPESFTREGYLRHILADGLRKRYGLHVEAKGEEYIVERLEDPRRLPTYSAPTPETNGNGSQSENGAAVPDRSGLSVDLKDPAVAAAVRAIIDRLELELKVIEKTGFISYFLIVADFVQYGRSIGVSCVARGSAAGSLVTYLLEIANVDPIRYGLLFERFLNPERVNPPDIDIDFADDRRADVIEYVRKKYGREAVAQIITFGTMGAKSVVRDVGRVMGLSYGECDRLAKMIPTDLKMDLAKALKESPDLKQAYDTEEVTRELIDTAFVLEDLTRNSSVHAAGVVIGDQPLVNVLPLKQDEEGTIVTQYAMNPVGELGLLKMDFLGLKTLTVIRNTCELVKRTQGIEVPIDHLPLDDGKTYDLLNRAETLGVFQLESGGMRDLCRKFQIASVEHITALVALYRPGPMDLIPEFIKRRHGEVKVEYEHPLLEPISRETYGILIYQEQVMQATQFLAGYTLGGADLLRRAMGKKKLEEMAKQRATFVKGCKDTNNIPEAKANQIFDLLEKFAGYGFNKSHAAAYAIVAYQTAYLKANYPVEFYCAMMTNDLSDTAKLSEYIAEARSVGIEVLGPDVNESSVYFAPAGGGKSIRFGLAAIKGVGEVAVQSILKAREGEKFPSLSDMCERVDGRTVNRKVLESLVKSGACDCFGQTRATLFAQIERTLARAASIISDRQRGQSSLFGAFEEKSAPMPEAVSNLPEWPQNELLASEKELLGFYVTGHPLTPFAGLLAKYSLATTAKLAELQNRSMTRIGGLIAAVQQGFSKKSGKPYAMLTLEDLHGSVQVLCMNENYDKYRELFVVNKPVLVIGEVSSGDDKPKIFPQEIMPLENAPRKFTRQVRLRLGTAQLSSENLEYLRDLIMAHPGKCEVFLRLEHPAAGFVYIEPHERYRISPSMEFQSAADERFGQGAYSAVVDNTLPERTARRWERPAPGNED